In Alkalihalobacterium alkalinitrilicum, a genomic segment contains:
- a CDS encoding LA2681 family HEPN domain-containing protein: protein MMRSNRKSSGGDHSVPWTEENRWNNLCEIGEHLEEYNDYQLASFFKGLQSFLNEFPYQVKYYEKSLHLLKRVKNRFQKYSRLNYASIQLSLKEYKWKDPEIKKNNNLNRDQYYEILLESRKLLRYLESEEIRHDQEFHPVPKEEKKELPFITPQHVLKSVGVVYRATPNFEQEIQPEIIAVKMKLKTLYQYDSRIWDMIRIEKELFDYGVQSPDDYIYFNVELVKNFWNWIPFITLQADRTPYHIMLKWMAGIINSSKQVAEKYLVGSTHLSLEQEYGSILEDAKIGIATPEGLWFYSQAEAQLESVMYNSDGTHLFQVVIQAIKEEGLEELLTYTPPPAVTLEDIEEGPYPVDKEETYEQWCRRKELYLSLVPSFLSGNSKDDIHVSFLAGERNEYFAFLFELMKQEFVITRQFFFETLKGYETSTNNKKKFYIERTKQCYLQSYGLFDRVATFIKEYFDLTLPKKVTYHGIWHENDDPKYENTRKSFRESMNYNPFLQTLYSLSRDIFYEKEKSHLAEEYSDLAKIRNLIAHSFIYIKVENDGSSEPHNKIETITIEDLLKKTEALLTRVRDVLVYLVLFLLAEEKVKALE from the coding sequence ATGATGCGCAGTAATCGGAAATCAAGTGGAGGAGATCACAGTGTTCCGTGGACTGAAGAAAATCGTTGGAACAATCTATGTGAAATTGGAGAGCATCTTGAAGAATATAATGACTACCAACTAGCGTCTTTTTTTAAAGGTTTGCAATCCTTCCTAAATGAATTCCCTTATCAAGTGAAATATTACGAGAAATCTCTTCACCTTTTAAAAAGAGTTAAAAATCGGTTTCAAAAATACAGTCGATTAAACTATGCTTCAATACAACTCAGCTTAAAAGAGTATAAATGGAAAGACCCTGAAATTAAGAAAAACAATAACTTAAATCGGGATCAATATTATGAAATTCTTTTGGAATCTAGGAAACTTTTACGTTACCTTGAGAGTGAAGAAATACGTCATGACCAAGAATTTCATCCTGTTCCGAAAGAAGAAAAGAAAGAGTTACCTTTCATAACACCACAACATGTCCTAAAATCGGTAGGAGTTGTTTATCGTGCAACTCCTAATTTTGAACAAGAAATACAACCTGAAATTATTGCAGTGAAGATGAAATTGAAAACCTTGTATCAATATGATTCACGAATATGGGATATGATTCGCATTGAAAAGGAATTGTTTGATTATGGTGTGCAAAGTCCAGATGATTATATCTATTTTAATGTGGAACTAGTAAAGAACTTTTGGAATTGGATTCCGTTTATTACATTACAAGCTGATCGAACACCTTACCATATAATGCTCAAGTGGATGGCAGGAATAATAAATTCTTCAAAACAAGTAGCCGAAAAATACTTGGTCGGTTCTACTCATTTATCGTTAGAACAAGAATACGGTTCAATATTGGAAGATGCTAAGATAGGTATAGCGACACCTGAAGGACTTTGGTTCTATTCTCAAGCGGAAGCTCAACTTGAGAGTGTGATGTACAATTCAGATGGTACTCATTTATTTCAAGTCGTAATTCAAGCAATTAAGGAAGAAGGTCTAGAAGAACTTTTGACGTATACGCCTCCACCTGCGGTTACACTTGAAGACATCGAGGAAGGTCCCTATCCAGTAGATAAAGAGGAAACATACGAACAATGGTGCCGCCGAAAAGAATTATATTTATCGTTGGTCCCTTCATTTCTTTCGGGGAATTCGAAAGACGACATTCATGTATCATTTTTAGCTGGTGAACGGAATGAATATTTCGCATTTTTATTTGAATTAATGAAACAAGAGTTTGTCATTACGAGGCAGTTTTTCTTTGAAACATTAAAAGGCTATGAAACAAGTACAAATAATAAGAAGAAATTTTATATAGAAAGAACGAAACAATGCTATTTACAATCATATGGTTTATTTGATCGAGTTGCTACTTTCATAAAAGAATACTTTGATCTAACACTTCCCAAAAAAGTGACATATCATGGAATTTGGCATGAAAATGATGACCCTAAGTACGAAAATACAAGAAAGTCATTTAGAGAATCCATGAATTACAATCCATTTTTACAAACACTTTACAGCCTTTCGAGAGATATTTTTTATGAAAAAGAAAAAAGTCATCTTGCAGAGGAATACTCTGATCTAGCTAAAATCCGAAACTTAATAGCGCATTCTTTCATTTACATCAAGGTTGAGAATGACGGATCATCCGAACCTCATAATAAAATCGAAACCATCACTATTGAAGATCTTTTGAAAAAAACAGAAGCTCTCCTTACAAGAGTTAGAGATGTTTTAGTGTACTTAGTCTTGTTTTTATTAGCAGAAGAAAAAGTAAAAGCATTGGAATAG